The Micromonospora sp. Llam0 genome contains a region encoding:
- a CDS encoding NuoM family protein, with translation MTYADDAWTVGQFALLAVLVVPALGALLLALPVGGDRAGRITGTVFAAITFLVSLPLLRDPTGVGWFAYGPPLDGPPGVLPWHQLDLPWVPALDLRLHLGVDGISYPLVLLTTGLTLLCCAYTVWRAPHGRNGRALVALLLVVEVGIVGTFLALDLVLFFVFFEVVLLPMYAIIAGWGGGRTADGGGRTTDGGDRADTAHRRAATKFAVYTLAGSVLLLVGVVTVTTAAGTADLTVLTGGDGLGRGTQLFAFTLLALAFAVKAPLWPLHSWLPDAHSQAPTVGSVILAGVLLKMGTYGLIRVAVGVAPDGARWAAPVLGTLAVAAIIVGSLVCLAQTELKRLIAYSSVGHMGFVLLGIATLSATGIQAALIGNVAHGVITGLLFFLAGAVKDRYHTGELAALGGLREDSPALSGLLGYAAIASLGLPGLAGFWGEAFAVVAAWQRGGALWTTLAVAAAVGAALTAAYLLRMLRRVTHGPAGPAVRAAPAPAISRPEALAWAPLVLLALAIGLVPALVLGVAESPVTILLEVIR, from the coding sequence ATGACGTACGCCGACGACGCGTGGACCGTCGGGCAGTTCGCCCTGCTTGCCGTGCTGGTCGTGCCGGCGCTCGGCGCGCTGCTGCTCGCCCTGCCGGTCGGCGGCGACCGGGCCGGCCGGATCACCGGCACCGTCTTCGCGGCGATCACGTTCCTGGTCAGCCTGCCGTTGCTGCGCGACCCGACCGGGGTCGGCTGGTTCGCCTACGGTCCGCCGCTGGACGGCCCGCCCGGGGTGCTGCCCTGGCATCAGCTCGACCTGCCCTGGGTGCCCGCCCTGGACCTGCGGTTGCACCTCGGCGTCGACGGCATCTCCTACCCGCTGGTGCTGCTCACCACCGGGCTGACCCTGCTGTGCTGCGCGTACACCGTCTGGCGCGCCCCGCACGGGCGCAACGGGCGGGCGTTGGTCGCGTTGCTGCTGGTCGTCGAAGTCGGCATCGTCGGTACGTTCCTCGCCCTCGACCTGGTGCTGTTCTTCGTCTTCTTCGAGGTCGTGCTGCTGCCGATGTACGCGATCATCGCCGGCTGGGGCGGCGGCCGTACCGCTGATGGTGGCGGCCGTACAACCGATGGTGGCGACCGGGCCGACACCGCGCACCGGCGGGCGGCGACCAAGTTCGCCGTCTACACCCTGGCCGGGTCGGTGCTGCTGCTGGTCGGCGTGGTGACCGTGACGACCGCCGCCGGCACCGCCGACCTGACCGTCCTCACCGGCGGCGACGGACTCGGCCGGGGCACCCAGCTCTTCGCGTTCACGCTGCTGGCGCTGGCCTTCGCGGTCAAGGCACCACTGTGGCCGCTGCACAGCTGGCTGCCCGACGCGCACAGCCAGGCACCCACCGTCGGCAGCGTGATCCTCGCCGGGGTGCTGCTCAAAATGGGCACGTACGGGCTGATCCGGGTCGCCGTCGGCGTCGCCCCCGACGGCGCCCGCTGGGCCGCTCCGGTGCTCGGCACCCTCGCCGTCGCCGCGATCATCGTCGGCTCCCTGGTGTGCCTGGCGCAGACCGAGCTGAAACGGCTGATCGCCTACTCCAGCGTCGGGCACATGGGGTTCGTGCTGCTCGGCATCGCCACGCTGAGCGCCACCGGCATCCAGGCCGCGCTGATCGGCAACGTCGCCCACGGCGTCATCACCGGCCTGCTGTTCTTCCTCGCCGGGGCGGTCAAGGACCGCTACCACACCGGCGAGCTGGCCGCGCTCGGCGGACTGCGGGAAGACTCCCCGGCGCTGTCCGGGCTGCTCGGCTACGCGGCGATCGCCTCCCTCGGCCTGCCCGGCCTGGCCGGCTTCTGGGGTGAGGCGTTCGCCGTCGTCGCCGCCTGGCAGCGCGGCGGGGCGCTGTGGACGACGCTGGCCGTGGCGGCGGCGGTCGGCGCGGCGCTGACCGCCGCGTACCTGCTGCGGATGCTGCGCCGGGTCACCCACGGCCCGGCCGGTCCGGCGGTCCGGGCCGCACCCGCCCCGGCGATCAGCCGCCCCGAGGCGCTGGCCTGGGCACCGCTGGTGCTGCTGGCGCTGGCCATCGGGCTGGTGCCGGCGCTGGTGCTCGGCGTCGCCGAGTCGCCGGTCACGATCCTGCTGGAGGTGATCCGGTGA
- a CDS encoding NADH-quinone oxidoreductase subunit L, with product MTGTTLGHLLPAVPFAAALAGLLVSLRPDPLSATRRRVAAGLGIGGAAAALVTAVALLASGAPTVEQSRPWVDLGGLAVTFGVRLDGPAALVAVAVGAVALAVQLYSVAYLADDDRYPAYAAQVSLFTAAMLLVVVAGDLIMLLVGWEVMGACSYLLIAHDRRLPEAPAAAMKAFLVTRVGDVGFLLGIAVLGIGAGSFRIAEVLAHDYPPATVTTAALLLLAGVAGKSAQFPLHTWLPDAMAGPTPISALIHAATMVAAGVYVVIRLYPIFVAAPAALILLGVLGVVTLLLGAFAATAADDIKRVLAWSTVSQLGYMTGALAVGSPPAALFHLLTHAAFKALLFLAAGCVIHAVGSNLMSAMGGLRRPMPVTFAATAVGLGALAGLPPLAGFWSKESVLYAAAEAARHPGDGPVPAWLGWLVWTAGLVGVAVTAWYATRLLLRTFLGPSRVPAGTHPHDPPALMRWPVLALAVPAGLLGLAAFSPTFTGWLNAPQPSAGFGPGDNRPAGDQFPPLQDELVHFGPDLVLPVLLLAVGVGAAVWLHRRDPAADPARVLGPLRPAFAAAFWLDAVQRAVVVRPVTALAAAGRVGDESGVDGAVTGTGRAVTGLGDWLRRRHAAPLPRAVTMVLAGVLLIGLATAAAAALGSAG from the coding sequence GTGACCGGGACGACCCTGGGCCACCTGCTGCCCGCCGTACCGTTCGCGGCCGCCCTGGCCGGCCTGCTGGTCAGCCTGCGACCCGACCCGCTGTCCGCCACCCGCCGCCGGGTCGCCGCCGGGCTCGGCATCGGCGGTGCCGCCGCCGCGCTGGTCACCGCCGTCGCGCTGCTCGCCAGCGGGGCACCCACCGTCGAGCAGTCCCGGCCGTGGGTCGACCTCGGCGGGCTGGCGGTCACCTTCGGCGTACGGCTGGACGGCCCCGCCGCCCTGGTCGCCGTCGCGGTCGGCGCGGTCGCGCTCGCCGTACAGCTGTATTCGGTCGCCTACCTCGCCGACGACGACCGCTACCCGGCGTACGCCGCCCAGGTCAGCCTGTTCACCGCCGCGATGCTGCTGGTCGTCGTCGCCGGTGACCTGATCATGCTGCTGGTCGGCTGGGAGGTGATGGGCGCCTGCTCGTACCTGCTGATCGCGCATGACCGGCGGCTGCCCGAGGCACCGGCGGCGGCCATGAAGGCGTTCCTGGTCACCCGGGTCGGTGACGTCGGCTTCCTGCTCGGCATCGCGGTGCTCGGCATCGGCGCCGGCAGCTTCCGGATCGCCGAGGTGCTCGCCCACGACTACCCACCGGCCACGGTCACCACGGCGGCGCTGCTGCTGCTCGCCGGCGTGGCCGGCAAGAGCGCCCAGTTCCCGCTGCACACCTGGCTGCCCGACGCGATGGCCGGCCCGACGCCGATCTCCGCGCTGATCCACGCCGCCACCATGGTCGCCGCCGGGGTGTACGTGGTGATCCGGCTCTACCCGATCTTCGTCGCCGCCCCGGCCGCGCTGATACTGCTCGGCGTACTCGGCGTCGTCACCCTGCTGCTCGGCGCGTTCGCGGCCACCGCCGCCGACGACATCAAACGGGTACTGGCCTGGTCGACCGTCTCCCAGCTGGGCTACATGACCGGCGCGTTGGCCGTCGGCTCCCCACCGGCCGCCCTGTTCCACCTGCTCACCCACGCCGCGTTCAAGGCGCTGCTGTTCCTCGCCGCCGGCTGCGTGATCCACGCCGTCGGCAGCAACCTGATGTCGGCGATGGGCGGGCTGCGCCGGCCGATGCCGGTCACCTTCGCCGCCACCGCCGTCGGGCTCGGCGCGCTCGCCGGGCTGCCGCCGCTGGCCGGCTTCTGGAGCAAGGAGAGCGTGCTGTACGCGGCCGCCGAAGCCGCCCGCCACCCCGGTGACGGGCCGGTGCCGGCGTGGCTGGGCTGGCTGGTCTGGACCGCCGGTCTCGTCGGGGTGGCGGTCACCGCCTGGTACGCCACCCGGCTGCTGCTGCGTACCTTCCTCGGGCCGTCCCGGGTGCCCGCCGGCACCCATCCGCACGACCCGCCGGCGTTGATGCGCTGGCCGGTGCTGGCCCTGGCGGTGCCGGCCGGGCTGCTCGGCCTGGCCGCGTTCAGCCCCACCTTCACCGGCTGGCTCAACGCCCCGCAGCCCAGCGCGGGATTCGGCCCCGGCGACAACCGACCCGCCGGCGACCAGTTCCCACCGTTGCAGGACGAGCTGGTGCACTTCGGTCCCGACCTGGTGCTGCCGGTGCTGCTGCTGGCCGTCGGCGTCGGCGCGGCGGTGTGGCTGCACCGACGCGACCCGGCCGCCGACCCGGCGCGGGTGCTCGGCCCGCTGCGGCCGGCGTTCGCGGCGGCGTTCTGGCTCGACGCGGTGCAGCGGGCCGTCGTGGTCCGCCCGGTGACGGCGCTCGCCGCCGCGGGCCGGGTCGGCGACGAATCCGGCGTGGACGGCGCGGTCACCGGCACCGGCCGGGCGGTGACCGGGCTGGGCGACTGGCTGCGCCGCCGGCACGCCGCCCCGCTGCCCCGGGCGGTCACCATGGTCCTCGCCGGCGTACTGCTGATCGGGTTGGCGACCGCGGCCGCCGCCGCCCTGGGGAGCGCGGGATGA
- the nuoK gene encoding NADH-quinone oxidoreductase subunit NuoK produces the protein MRPVIPYLVAAALFGLGLYGVLRRRNAVLLLMSVELMLNAVNLVLVTADTTVRAALPYTGQTFALFIIVIAAAEVGVGLAIVLHLYRLRASVIVDDVPLGDAAAGPLDVDPPADTAAVQVDPAARQEVPR, from the coding sequence ATGCGCCCGGTCATCCCGTACCTCGTCGCCGCCGCGCTGTTCGGGCTCGGCCTCTACGGCGTGCTGCGCCGCCGCAACGCCGTGCTGCTGCTGATGTCGGTCGAGTTGATGCTCAACGCCGTCAACCTGGTCCTGGTCACCGCCGACACCACGGTGCGCGCCGCGCTGCCGTACACCGGGCAGACGTTCGCCCTGTTCATCATCGTGATCGCCGCCGCCGAGGTGGGCGTCGGGCTGGCCATCGTGCTGCACCTGTACCGGCTGCGGGCCAGCGTCATCGTCGACGACGTGCCGCTCGGCGATGCCGCAGCCGGGCCGCTCGACGTAGACCCGCCGGCCGACACCGCTGCCGTGCAGGTCGACCCCGCCGCGCGGCAGGAGGTGCCCCGGTGA
- a CDS encoding NADH-quinone oxidoreductase subunit J, giving the protein MTGTDVLLLALGAVAVGAATLVVTTRHVVRAGLYLVGCLGAVAGLYLVLTAELVAWVQVLIYVGAVVVLLLFAVMLTRAPIGAATDLDRPGWPAALIGGGAGLGLAALFVDAYRWSRVDLPDAGTADRLGTAVFGSWVLPFEVLSVLLLSALIGAIVLSRPDVGAQPEQAGQAGPGGRG; this is encoded by the coding sequence GTGACCGGTACGGACGTGCTGCTGCTCGCCCTCGGCGCGGTCGCCGTCGGCGCCGCCACCCTGGTGGTGACCACCCGGCACGTGGTCCGCGCCGGGCTGTACCTGGTCGGCTGCCTCGGCGCCGTCGCCGGCCTGTACCTGGTACTCACCGCCGAACTGGTCGCCTGGGTGCAGGTGCTGATCTACGTCGGCGCGGTCGTGGTGCTGCTGCTGTTCGCGGTGATGCTCACCCGCGCCCCGATCGGCGCCGCCACCGACCTGGACCGGCCCGGCTGGCCGGCCGCGCTGATCGGCGGCGGGGCCGGGCTGGGGCTGGCCGCACTGTTCGTCGACGCGTACCGCTGGTCGCGCGTCGACCTGCCCGACGCCGGCACCGCCGACCGGCTCGGCACGGCCGTCTTCGGCAGCTGGGTGCTGCCGTTCGAGGTGCTGTCGGTGCTGCTGCTGTCCGCGCTGATCGGGGCGATCGTGCTGTCCCGCCCCGACGTCGGCGCGCAGCCCGAGCAGGCCGGGCAGGCCGGGCCGGGCGGGCGCGGCTGA
- a CDS encoding NADH-quinone oxidoreductase subunit I, producing the protein MSGEEHDTGHSGTGHSGAGHGGGHGEGLLKGLATTFKTMVSPAHTQQYPDVAPDLPPRSRGVIALLAENCTVCMLCARECPDWCIYIDSHKEEVQVPGAARARQRNVLDRFDIDFSLCMYCGICVEVCPFDALYWSPEFEYAEYDIRNLLHDKEHLGEWMASVPPPPAHDPNGEPAKEETAAARKAAAPDRPAPGRPARGATA; encoded by the coding sequence ATGAGCGGCGAGGAGCACGACACCGGACACAGCGGGACCGGACACAGCGGGGCCGGGCACGGCGGCGGCCACGGCGAAGGGCTGCTGAAAGGCCTGGCGACGACCTTCAAGACGATGGTCTCCCCGGCCCACACCCAGCAGTACCCGGACGTCGCCCCGGACCTGCCGCCCCGCTCCCGGGGGGTCATCGCGCTGCTGGCCGAGAACTGTACGGTCTGCATGCTCTGCGCCCGCGAATGCCCCGACTGGTGCATCTACATCGACTCGCACAAGGAGGAGGTGCAGGTGCCGGGAGCGGCACGGGCCCGGCAGCGCAACGTCCTCGACCGGTTCGACATCGACTTCTCGCTCTGCATGTACTGCGGCATCTGCGTCGAGGTCTGCCCGTTCGACGCGCTCTACTGGTCGCCCGAGTTCGAGTACGCCGAGTACGACATCCGGAACCTGCTGCACGACAAGGAACACCTCGGCGAGTGGATGGCGAGCGTACCGCCGCCACCGGCGCACGACCCGAACGGCGAACCGGCCAAGGAGGAGACCGCCGCCGCCCGCAAGGCCGCCGCGCCCGACCGGCCCGCGCCCGGCCGACCCGCCCGCGGGGCGACCGCGTGA
- the nuoH gene encoding NADH-quinone oxidoreductase subunit NuoH: protein MPLWLELTIRVGAVVVAFLTLPLLVGQLEHKAMAHMQGRLGPMYAGGFHGWAQLIADGVKFVQKEDITPRAADRPVFRLAPAIALVPYLLVLLVIPLGPGDLVGQPLDVGLFFVLAVMGVGVVAVLMAAWASANKYSLLGGLRGAAQLLAYELPLVLAAASVAMAAGTLSLSGIVEAWRPWWLLWQAPALIVFFLAGMAEIRRPPFDMPIADSELVFGYLTEYTGLRFAFFLLAEYAGIVVIAALTTVLFLGGWHGPFGVEQLGWLWTLLKVFAVAFVIIWLRVSFPRLREDQLQRLCWLVLVPLALAQLVLTAGVKVAIG, encoded by the coding sequence ATGCCGCTCTGGCTGGAGCTGACGATCCGGGTCGGTGCCGTCGTCGTCGCGTTCCTCACCCTGCCGCTGCTCGTCGGGCAGCTGGAACACAAGGCGATGGCGCACATGCAGGGCCGGCTCGGCCCGATGTACGCCGGAGGCTTCCACGGCTGGGCGCAACTCATCGCCGACGGCGTCAAGTTCGTGCAGAAAGAGGACATCACCCCGCGCGCCGCCGACCGGCCGGTGTTCCGGCTCGCCCCGGCGATCGCCCTCGTGCCGTACCTGCTGGTTCTGCTCGTCATCCCGCTCGGGCCGGGCGACCTCGTCGGCCAGCCGCTCGACGTCGGCCTGTTCTTCGTCCTGGCCGTGATGGGCGTCGGTGTCGTCGCCGTGCTGATGGCCGCCTGGGCGTCGGCCAACAAGTACAGCCTGCTCGGCGGGCTGCGCGGCGCCGCCCAACTGCTCGCCTACGAACTGCCGCTGGTGCTCGCCGCCGCAAGCGTCGCGATGGCCGCCGGCACCCTGTCGCTGTCCGGCATCGTCGAAGCCTGGCGGCCCTGGTGGCTGCTCTGGCAGGCGCCCGCCCTGATCGTGTTCTTCCTCGCCGGCATGGCCGAGATCCGTCGCCCACCGTTCGACATGCCGATCGCCGACTCCGAGCTGGTCTTCGGCTACCTGACCGAGTACACCGGGCTGCGGTTCGCGTTCTTCCTGCTCGCCGAGTACGCCGGCATCGTCGTCATCGCCGCGCTGACCACCGTGCTGTTCCTCGGCGGCTGGCACGGGCCGTTCGGCGTCGAACAACTCGGCTGGCTGTGGACACTGCTGAAGGTCTTCGCCGTCGCGTTCGTGATCATCTGGCTGCGGGTGTCGTTCCCCCGGCTACGCGAAGACCAGTTGCAACGGTTGTGCTGGCTGGTGCTGGTGCCGCTCGCCCTGGCCCAGCTGGTGCTCACGGCAGGGGTGAAGGTGGCCATCGGATGA
- a CDS encoding NADH-quinone oxidoreductase subunit C — MTPEEIGAHLVSLLDQPAAASEAAQVTATVSGGGDRYARATVDVPADSWPAAVAAARDDADLACDFFDWLSAVDELDDGFAIVAHLWSTRHRHGLLLCTRVPRERPELLSVVDVFPGADWHERETHEMFGVHFVGHPALTPLLLPPEFEGHPLRKEFVLAARVAKPWPGAKEPGEPAGGGGGARRAPMRPPGVPLPTEWGPQAVRSARDADPDGGQNANPDGGTP; from the coding sequence ATGACCCCCGAGGAGATCGGCGCGCACCTGGTCAGCCTGCTCGACCAGCCGGCGGCTGCGTCGGAGGCTGCGCAGGTCACCGCCACGGTCTCCGGCGGCGGCGACCGGTACGCCCGGGCCACCGTCGACGTGCCGGCCGACAGCTGGCCGGCCGCGGTCGCCGCCGCCCGCGACGACGCCGACCTGGCCTGCGACTTCTTCGACTGGCTCTCCGCCGTCGATGAGCTCGACGACGGCTTCGCGATCGTCGCCCACCTGTGGTCCACCCGGCACCGGCACGGCCTGCTGCTGTGTACCCGGGTGCCGCGCGAACGCCCCGAGCTGCTCTCCGTGGTCGACGTGTTCCCCGGCGCCGACTGGCACGAGCGGGAAACCCACGAGATGTTCGGCGTCCACTTCGTCGGCCACCCCGCCCTCACCCCGCTGCTGCTGCCCCCCGAGTTCGAAGGCCACCCGCTGCGCAAGGAGTTCGTCCTCGCCGCCCGGGTCGCCAAGCCGTGGCCGGGCGCGAAGGAACCGGGCGAACCGGCCGGCGGCGGCGGGGGAGCCCGGCGGGCCCCGATGCGGCCACCGGGCGTACCGCTGCCGACCGAATGGGGTCCGCAGGCCGTCAGGTCCGCGCGCGACGCCGACCCCGACGGCGGCCAGAACGCCAACCCCGACGGGGGTACGCCCTGA
- a CDS encoding glucose 1-dehydrogenase — protein MRALYVTPGKADSLRLVDDAPEPAPDEGEVLVEAVAVGICGTDGEILGGDYGEPPPGRDTLVLGHESLGRVIEDPSGATRPGDLVAGIVRRPDPVPCRYCAAGEWDMCTNGRYTECGIKGVDGFARQRWRVPAEYAVPLRPELGLAGVLLEPTSVVAKAWDHVDRIGARGFWAPQRVLVTGAGPIGLLAALLSVQRGLETHVLARGTSGPKPELARRLSATYHAVPVEELDFDPDVIIECTGAPPVVREVFNKLAPNGIGCLTGINASAHHTELDLNELNRCLVLKNNVIFGTVNANRRHWRQAADALARADHDWLMGLITHRYGLDDYQRAYAEQGGIKTVIEF, from the coding sequence ATGCGTGCGCTGTACGTCACCCCGGGCAAGGCCGACTCGCTGCGGCTCGTCGACGACGCGCCGGAGCCGGCACCCGACGAGGGTGAGGTGCTGGTCGAGGCGGTCGCGGTCGGCATCTGCGGCACCGACGGGGAGATCCTCGGCGGCGACTACGGTGAGCCGCCGCCGGGCCGGGACACGCTGGTCCTCGGCCACGAGTCGCTGGGCCGGGTGATCGAGGACCCGAGCGGGGCGACCCGGCCGGGTGACCTGGTCGCCGGGATCGTCCGGCGGCCCGACCCGGTGCCGTGCCGGTACTGCGCGGCCGGCGAGTGGGACATGTGCACCAACGGACGGTACACCGAGTGCGGGATCAAGGGCGTCGACGGGTTCGCCCGGCAGCGGTGGCGGGTGCCGGCCGAGTACGCCGTACCGCTGCGGCCGGAGCTGGGGCTGGCCGGGGTGCTGCTGGAGCCGACCAGCGTGGTCGCGAAGGCATGGGACCACGTCGACCGGATCGGCGCGCGGGGTTTCTGGGCGCCGCAGCGGGTGCTGGTCACCGGGGCCGGCCCGATCGGGCTGCTCGCGGCACTGCTGAGCGTGCAGCGCGGCCTGGAGACGCACGTGCTGGCCCGGGGCACGTCGGGGCCGAAGCCGGAGCTGGCCCGCCGGCTGAGTGCGACGTACCACGCGGTGCCGGTGGAGGAGCTGGACTTCGACCCGGACGTCATCATCGAGTGCACCGGCGCGCCGCCGGTGGTACGCGAGGTGTTCAACAAACTGGCGCCGAACGGCATCGGCTGCCTGACCGGGATCAACGCCAGCGCCCACCACACCGAGTTGGACCTCAACGAGCTGAACCGCTGCCTGGTGTTGAAGAACAACGTCATTTTCGGCACGGTCAACGCCAACCGGCGGCACTGGCGGCAGGCCGCCGACGCGCTGGCCCGTGCCGACCACGACTGGCTGATGGGCCTGATCACCCACCGGTACGGCCTGGACGACTACCAGCGGGCGTACGCCGAGCAGGGCGGTATCAAGACGGTCATCGAGTTCTGA
- a CDS encoding NmrA family NAD(P)-binding protein → MTDSPSPDASVPQPVLVLGATGKTGRRIVDGLVARHHPVRAASRQQPTDDRLTDDRSADHRPTNPDAVARHVTSDWADPVSHRAAVTGVHATYLIPPPGTTDPAAQLDPFLDLARDAGVQRIVLLSSSAFQAGDPGFGQVHTTIAKQFPQWAVLRPSWFMQNFVGEHPHAHSILRDGEIVTATGAGRVAFIDVADIAAVAVRVLTDSTPHNTEHLLTGPQAHSYADVAAMISEVSGRPVRHTAIGVDTMHRRLASFGIPDAFAAILAGMDGDIAAGSEDRTTSTVSDVTGRAPTSLRDFCTAHADHWRPTVRTR, encoded by the coding sequence TTGACCGACTCACCCAGCCCCGACGCCAGCGTCCCGCAGCCCGTTTTGGTGCTCGGCGCGACCGGCAAGACCGGTCGGCGCATCGTTGACGGCCTCGTCGCCCGGCACCACCCGGTCCGCGCCGCCAGCCGGCAGCAACCCACTGACGACCGCCTCACCGACGATCGATCCGCCGATCATCGCCCCACCAACCCGGATGCCGTAGCCCGGCACGTCACCTCTGACTGGGCGGACCCAGTGTCGCACCGGGCCGCCGTCACCGGCGTACACGCGACTTATCTCATCCCACCACCCGGCACCACCGACCCGGCCGCGCAGCTCGACCCGTTCCTTGACCTGGCCCGCGACGCCGGAGTGCAGCGGATCGTGCTGCTCAGCTCATCGGCGTTCCAGGCCGGCGACCCCGGTTTCGGCCAGGTGCACACCACCATCGCCAAGCAGTTCCCGCAGTGGGCGGTGCTGCGGCCGTCCTGGTTCATGCAGAACTTCGTCGGCGAGCACCCACACGCGCACAGCATCCTGCGCGACGGCGAGATCGTCACCGCCACCGGAGCCGGCCGGGTCGCCTTCATCGACGTCGCCGACATCGCCGCCGTCGCGGTACGGGTGTTGACCGATTCGACCCCGCACAACACCGAACATCTGCTCACCGGCCCGCAGGCGCACAGCTACGCCGACGTTGCGGCCATGATCAGCGAGGTCAGCGGCCGACCGGTGCGGCACACCGCGATCGGCGTCGACACGATGCACCGCCGGCTCGCCAGCTTCGGCATCCCGGACGCGTTCGCCGCCATCCTTGCCGGCATGGACGGCGACATCGCCGCCGGCTCCGAAGACCGGACCACGAGCACGGTCTCCGATGTCACCGGCCGGGCACCGACGAGCCTGCGCGACTTCTGCACCGCCCACGCCGACCACTGGCGGCCGACGGTCAGAACTCGATGA
- a CDS encoding TetR/AcrR family transcriptional regulator, translated as MPAARKERADAVRNRETVLAAAGRLLDATDDPDQVSMDDIAKAAGVGKGTLFRGFGDRTGLLQALATQRSAALLPAADAAGDTGDTGAVGDATPTERVIAIFDAILAYKQANRSLTLALESAGRGSPYLNPAYDELHRHLAGIISGVRGPHDADYLAHALLGAVRSDLLHHLRAEPPERIRAGVVALIRAVLTPTGRVRLN; from the coding sequence ATGCCAGCGGCACGCAAGGAACGGGCCGACGCCGTCCGTAACCGGGAAACCGTGCTGGCCGCCGCCGGCCGGCTGCTCGACGCCACCGACGACCCCGACCAGGTGTCCATGGACGACATCGCCAAGGCCGCCGGCGTCGGCAAGGGCACCCTGTTCCGCGGCTTCGGCGACCGCACCGGGCTGCTGCAGGCCCTCGCCACCCAGCGCAGCGCAGCGCTGCTACCGGCAGCCGACGCGGCCGGCGACACCGGCGACACTGGGGCGGTCGGCGACGCGACCCCGACCGAACGGGTCATCGCAATCTTCGACGCGATCCTCGCCTACAAACAGGCCAACCGTTCACTGACGCTCGCGCTGGAGAGCGCCGGCCGGGGCAGTCCGTACCTCAATCCGGCGTACGACGAACTGCACCGGCACCTGGCCGGCATCATCTCCGGCGTACGCGGCCCGCACGACGCCGACTACCTGGCGCACGCCCTGCTCGGCGCCGTCCGCAGCGACCTGCTGCACCACCTGCGCGCCGAACCGCCTGAGCGGATCAGGGCCGGCGTCGTCGCCCTGATCCGCGCCGTCCTCACGCCGACCGGACGGGTTCGACTGAACTGA
- a CDS encoding PQQ-like beta-propeller repeat protein encodes MPGRPLACAGYCGLMARSGWRFTARGLLSAPLVAGGLVYVACDDGYVYAIDASSGRPRWRVRRGEPKPNGIFPPLAPVLAGDVLVVAGCLDGFGLPVAVLGLAAADGAHLWTYPLAGTIVTGLAADEKDVVVTGHSTLSCLDPANGRVRWTVPAPETNKPWQASLEQPAVGGDHVYAVTRLWGPSTATADWYLVMAFDRSTGADAWGVQVDGGGATLTVGGGLVCVGDSEGRFITFHRGTGDAGWSIQVRPKSGMPIRSGLLPFASPGGAVAIAGQQVDRPVITEQEIYVPSRNGDVHLLDRDTGELQRVWRVGVPALSIAASDDLLHVGGIQGLLVTLQRDRREVHWWRWLPVGRIDALAVADGLLYVGSGRRLAALNPATGAGAWRRFPARVRRSSYPSGTAERELTNEDLPWADTLHRPVRP; translated from the coding sequence ATGCCGGGCCGGCCGTTGGCGTGTGCCGGCTACTGTGGGCTGATGGCCCGATCCGGTTGGCGTTTCACGGCGCGGGGGTTGCTGAGTGCCCCACTGGTTGCCGGTGGTCTCGTCTATGTCGCCTGCGACGATGGGTACGTCTATGCCATTGACGCCAGCAGCGGCCGGCCACGATGGCGCGTCCGGCGAGGCGAGCCGAAGCCAAACGGGATTTTTCCGCCGCTGGCACCGGTGCTCGCAGGTGACGTCCTGGTCGTCGCCGGGTGCCTCGACGGGTTCGGCTTGCCGGTCGCGGTGCTCGGGCTGGCGGCGGCTGACGGAGCCCACCTGTGGACGTATCCGCTCGCCGGCACCATCGTCACCGGGTTAGCCGCCGACGAGAAGGACGTCGTCGTCACGGGCCACAGCACTTTGTCCTGTCTCGACCCGGCCAACGGGCGGGTGCGGTGGACGGTGCCAGCACCGGAGACGAACAAGCCGTGGCAGGCCAGCTTGGAACAACCAGCGGTCGGCGGCGACCACGTGTACGCCGTCACCCGGCTCTGGGGGCCGAGCACGGCAACTGCCGACTGGTACCTGGTCATGGCGTTCGACCGGTCCACCGGGGCCGATGCCTGGGGTGTCCAGGTCGACGGCGGCGGTGCCACGCTGACCGTCGGCGGCGGGCTGGTCTGCGTCGGCGACAGTGAGGGCCGGTTCATCACGTTCCATCGCGGCACCGGCGACGCCGGCTGGTCGATACAGGTCCGCCCGAAGTCGGGGATGCCGATCCGGTCCGGGCTGCTACCGTTCGCCTCGCCGGGCGGGGCGGTGGCGATCGCCGGTCAGCAGGTAGACCGGCCGGTGATCACCGAGCAGGAGATCTACGTGCCGAGCCGCAATGGTGACGTCCACCTGCTGGACCGCGACACCGGTGAGTTGCAGCGCGTCTGGCGGGTCGGCGTACCGGCGCTCAGCATCGCCGCCTCGGACGACCTGCTGCACGTCGGTGGCATCCAAGGCCTGCTGGTCACGCTCCAACGTGACCGACGCGAGGTGCACTGGTGGCGGTGGCTGCCAGTCGGCCGGATCGACGCGCTGGCCGTCGCCGACGGTCTGCTCTACGTCGGCAGCGGCCGGCGCCTCGCCGCGCTGAACCCGGCCACCGGGGCCGGTGCCTGGCGTCGGTTCCCGGCCCGGGTACGCCGGTCGTCGTACCCGTCCGGAACGGCCGAACGGGAGCTGACCAACGAGGATCTGCCCTGGGCCGATACGCTCCACCGGCCGGTACGCCCCTGA